The DNA window ATGTTCCGTGGTAGAAATTATCGGCAACCCAAAAACTTGATACCAATTAACACCCTTACAAAGAGGAAGGTAAGGTTACATTGCCATATCGGTCCTAATTATGGTATCTTTTATACAAAAAACTCGAATACGTCCGAAGATAATGTATTTGTTTCTGTTGTTATATGCAGGCCCTATTCAAGGCCAGATTTGAGCAAGCTCTTGAATCTCAGAAGCTAAATATCAAGAAAATTGAACAAGAGCTCCGACGAATGGGAGTAAATCCTGAGGATCCAACCGCAATGGCCAGCATCCAAAGAGTTGCTTCCACATTCTTCAATGCCATTGACAAGAAAGAAGGAAGTCCTTATGTCTTCCGTGGAGATAAACCGTCGGTTATAGAACCTAATGAAGGTTTGGAAGAATTGGATCCTTCTGCTGATAGTGATCAGGAGGAGCTGGATCAGTTTATTGCTGATATAGAGGATGCTGCAGATAaagaatatgaagaagaagaGGCCAAAGAAAAAGAAGAGTTTGGTAGACTTCGGTATTGGAATAGAGAAGAGTATGGTGGAAGATTCAGAAGATCAGATGATTCTAGAAATGACGACTATGATGGGGAGGTTAGAGGTTCAAGGGCTCGACAGCCAATACATCCCAAGTATCGGACAAACGATAGTGACAATGAAGAAAATGCTCATTCTGACaatgatgatgaggatgatgatgatgatgagtggCATTCCGGTAGTATTGTAgatgatattgatattgatattgatattgacAACAATTCTAATGGATCCGATGAAGCTAGAGGTAGGTTCAAGGAAAGTAGGGGGAgaggagaaaggaaaaataatGTTGGTATTGGCAAGGCTCAAGTTAATGGAGGTTCCAGCAGACACAGCGAAGCTAAATTTATGAGGAATATGGCCATACAAGGTTCTGAATCAGAAGGTACGCTCAGTGAAGTTGAAAATGCAATGTGGGAGTCTGATGAAGAGGAGAACAGCTCGGTACATTTGAAACGAGCCAGTAGTGGTAACTACAAGAGCAGCAGCAGCGATGATGATGAACATAATGATCAATTAAAGAGCAACAAAAAGAACGGTGCGAGGGACCATAATAGTTTTAACACACGGAAGAATGGGAGAGGTAGGCAAGAAGGAATTGGCAGAACTAAATCCGAGTCCACAGATGCGTTAAGCGGTTCGGAAGACTGGACGTGGCAATCAGATGGTGAGGAGGAATCAAGAGCTGATGTTAAGGACTCCCCCACAAGCCTTAATAATC is part of the Vicia villosa cultivar HV-30 ecotype Madison, WI linkage group LG2, Vvil1.0, whole genome shotgun sequence genome and encodes:
- the LOC131652691 gene encoding CRM-domain containing factor CFM9, mitochondrial, with translation MFSVRNLQRHCSFKPFSSFFQLQPNPFRNVVVPLGQGIEQRNIDDDKVGFYCYVKPMNLLNGSLYRTMSTTRGRSMRSKVERRMQKESGKTLREIRRAKKLKKKLMTEEERLVYNLKRAKKKIALLLQKLKKYDLPELPPPRHDPELFTPEQLQAYKKIGFKNKNYVPVGVRGVFGGVVQNMHLHWKFHETVQVCCDNFPKEKIKEMASMLARLSGGIVLNVHNVKTIIMFRGRNYRQPKNLIPINTLTKRKALFKARFEQALESQKLNIKKIEQELRRMGVNPEDPTAMASIQRVASTFFNAIDKKEGSPYVFRGDKPSVIEPNEGLEELDPSADSDQEELDQFIADIEDAADKEYEEEEAKEKEEFGRLRYWNREEYGGRFRRSDDSRNDDYDGEVRGSRARQPIHPKYRTNDSDNEENAHSDNDDEDDDDDEWHSGSIVDDIDIDIDIDNNSNGSDEARGRFKESRGRGERKNNVGIGKAQVNGGSSRHSEAKFMRNMAIQGSESEGTLSEVENAMWESDEEENSSVHLKRASSGNYKSSSSDDDEHNDQLKSNKKNGARDHNSFNTRKNGRGRQEGIGRTKSESTDALSGSEDWTWQSDGEEESRADVKDSPTSLNNRNMVKSDIHKKRSPKGADEAWDSD